The Plasmodium vivax chromosome 7, whole genome shotgun sequence DNA window aatccgtgtcttccattttggaaaagtcGTTAGGCCCAGAGTTATTTACATTGCTCTGATCTTCTGCCAATTCGTTCGCTTTGTTGGGAGTAGCGgctccttcttttttctttttggatTTCTTCCCCgctttgttttcccccttagTATTATTATTCTGCTTCACCTGGGTcggttcttcctttttcttggTGCTGCCAAACGAGTTCATCATGTCAAAATTCTGGACgtccttttccatttcttcatTAAATTGCTTTAGGAAAATATCCTCCACTTTTTCGTATCcaatttctttaatttcttcGAGGATGTTCAAATCGATTAGTTTTTTTAGAGAGTTATAATTTTGGGTCCTTCCCACCGTTTTTACATTGTCAAAAATGGATTCACATTTCACAGCTTGTTCATACTCTGGAAAGTACTCCGGATTTTCATCCGGCGTAAGAATCATAACGGGGGCGTTTGTATACACCTTATTTAGGTGTTCCTTCCACTTTAGCAGAATGCTGGGCAGCAGGGATGGCTTGTAAACTCTCGCAAAGAACGCAGCGTAGGCAAAATTGTTGTCACTTAGAAGGATATCCACACACTTGTTCACTTtatggaggaggaagaagcataTAAAGGCAATGTTAAGCTTGTGATTATTCACACACATTGTTCCTAATTCTTCCAAGCCGAGCTTATCACCCAGGGTGGACAGAATGATTAACAAAGAGGAGAAgtcgttcgtttttttgtaacaGTAAATGGCCATCGGCACGTCGTTATACACCAGTGCAGTGTCCCCCAAGGCTTTATACTTATTATGAATGAACGCGTTGTTTTCCTTCTGTTCCAAGTCTTTGATTATGTCTACACAGAGTTGCAGATTTCCGATAGACAGGGACAACTCGAATTTCTTCTCCAAATCGGTACATATATTTagtgcttcatttttgtgacccattttttctaaaaagaGGCTCAATTTGTTATACAAAGATtcgggaattttttttaatatcaaatCGGCCGACGCTAAATCTTTGTTCATTACGTACTTCTGGTATTGCAGGTAGGTGATTGGAAGGAAGAAACTGTGGAAGGTGTAATTCTTGTCGAGTAGAAAAATTCGATCATACTCATACACGTAGCCGCAGATGTAGAGGTACTTATCTATATAAGCGTATATATCgataaattttttcgtataaatgtacaatcttaaatttttggaaacATACAAAAAGCTGTCGTATATCCAAATTCCGCTTTCAATCGCTTCGTTAATTTCACTCTCCAGTTCGAAGTTATTTTCTTCGTCTTGCGCAGCATGCTTGTTACTCGGGTCGAGCCCATCTGCAGCCGCCACCCCGGATATGATGTTATTCCCTTCCTTCAACGCGCCCCTGCTTCCCTCTCCATTTAGGTAACTCAAAATGTATATGGTATCCTCCGTGGTGAGCGCTACATACGTCCCGGCCTCATTCCAGTACACATTCTTCACATTAATGTCAATTTTTCTCACCATGCTGTAGTCATTCCAGTCATAAAAGCATATGAAGTTACTCGATTTAACACCTAGGAGGTATCCCCCAAATAGCTGCAACACTGTGAAGGGGGCTTGAAAAGAATGGTATGAGGTAAAATCTTTgtaaatgttaattttattgccTTCCTCCTTTATCGCGTAATCGCCATTATGTGCCCACACAAAGAAGGCACTTTTCCCATAGGCCTTATTCCTCAAAACTTGAGATgtgtaaatattaaattcGTGGTGCCCACTTACGCATATGAATCTTCCACTCGGGTGAAACGAAACATTGGTTGGGTAAAAGTCACAATTCCCCAGCTCCTTCTTGTTCACCTTGTACACATCCCCATCATTATAATCGTCACCTTCGCTTACATTCTGCAAattgataatataaatatcggtattttttatgtaaattattttatttttaaacatggCGAAAATGGGTTTGTCCGATCCTATCTGAATAACTACCAACCCTTCATCATATCCTATGCACAAATcattcttcgttttttttgcacacaaagACCAGCATCGATCCATATTATAATTCAACGTACTCTCCAATTTGAATGTAGAGCTGTTCCATATCTTCACATTGCAGTCCTCCGATGAGGATACTATGATGGGcaaattattatgataaattaaacaCGAAACATTTTGCGTATGTCCGCTTAACACCTGTATGCATTGCTTCGTGTGGTAATCCCATATGCGTATCGTTTTGTCATCACTTCCACTTATTATGTAAGATGTTTCTCCACTACACGAGTAGTCAATGCAATTCACCCCTTTTGTATGACCTGTTAAGGTAAAATGTGGCTTCGTAACTACTGGGGTGTTATTTTGCACTCCCCATATTTTTATCGTTTTATCTAAAGAGGCcgatgcaaaaatgtacgtaTCCTTCGGATTAAATTTACACATCATTACGTAGTGAATATGATTTTCAAAGgagcataatttttcaaaattattttcataatcaTACAATTTTATGGTCATGTCATCTGAGCTGGTCAACACGTATGGCAGCGTTTGGTGCACTTCAATATATCTTATATAATCTGTGTGGTCTTCGaaggattttattttctcaaaTGTGTTGTAGTTGTAAACCCTAAGGGTCATATCATCACCTGCACATAAAATCCATTGTTTTTTCTCTATAAATTTTGCACACCTTAAGGGGAACGCCGACacttctatatttttaatggtGTTCTGATTTGCATAATCGAAAATGATTAACTTCCCGTTGTACAGCGCCGCCAGTATCCATGTCTCCGTTTCGTGAATGTCAACGCATTTTACTTTACCAATTCGGGAGTTTAGCTTCTTCTTAATATCTAGGTTCAGAGGCATATTATGGCACGTAGGGGGAGGGACAAACGATGCTTCCGTCTGGTGAGTTACCACAGTGAGGAATTTTCACACGAATGGGTTGTCCACGTGGGGGAAAACCGCTACaaagttgtttttttaatcctGCCGTTGTTTCTCAAAGCGTCATACGTGTGTACTGCTAAATAATGCCTCCCTTATGTGgcgttttgcttcccctctttttttgcactATTCCTATCACAGTGACAAATCGAATAACACTTCAACTTTAGCAAACGCGGTGGTAAATATCCCCCCCTTGCAGTTGTTTCTTTGTTGAACCAGCATAACCGTGGCACGGCCAACATAACACAATGGTGTGCACAAATTGCACATACAAGGGAAGGCAAACGGGGGCAATATAAATACAATTATACGGCTCAACTGTTCAAACAGGTTGGCATATCTCTTCACTTAGCAGGTAAATCGGGCAAACGTTACGCAGTGGAGCGAAGAAGCCACGCATCAACAAGGGGTACATCGAATTTTATAAAGTGAAAATGCCTATTTGCTGCTATTAGCGCTACGTGCGGGGTGCGCGCATGATATGCATGCCTTCGCAGTGCTCTCATGCGTACGCCACGGAAGTACGtacatgcgtatatatacaatatgtACAAtacgtataatatatatattaatatgcatatgctCTGCTGTGCTGCACTTTTCGAGTGATTTCCAATCCAAACTGCGCAAGTGAAGCAGAACTGGGGCTGGGCTACTCGTAAAAAGGGATGTCGaactggggggaggggtacCAAATCATTGCGTATGCTTTACAAAGTGGCCATGTACACGTGTCATTTTAAAGGTATTATTCGCCTCTTTCGCTTCGttccgttttgttttgtttcatttctccttttcaacttagttcatttttgcgttttgTATTTTACGTTTTACGTTTTGTATTTTACGTTTTACGTTTTGTATTTTACGTTTTACGTTTTGTATTTTACGTTTTACGTTTTGTATATTAcgttttacattttgtgctttttttttttttttttttctatttttaacAGAGATACATTTTCTCTTATGCGCGTGTCCCTTCACTTGTCACAcggcgggggaagcggcgcggCGGCGGCAATTCACGCTCGCATAAGTGCACAAACACTTTTGCAATTACTCTGCGTCGCTTCAAATCGTTATAGTGGCACCATTTACAGTACACGCTGCTGCCCCTTTTGTGCAATGCTCACATTTTAGGAAAGCCTTTTCCTGTATGGGACATCGCGGCGGAGAAAGAGTTGTACGTTTGCCCTATTTTCGCAGCGTATGATCCTTTTCGAGGGGTTCATTTTATCCCGTTCTGAAGTTACTCCAACGGTGAACTCTCCTCATAGGGCTTCTtttaaagggaaataaaatgaaggacTATGCAACACTGcatattttagaaaaaaaaaataaaaaaggaaggggagTCCACGCAAGGGGGTTCGCTAAAACTGTTTTGTGAAATGTGAAGAAAAGTTAAAACCTTTTCACTTGATGCTTTACCACTGGTGTCCCTTTTTCGCTGCTTTACATTCCGTTGAGTTTACCACTGCAGAAATTATTTGCGTggtgccgtttttttttgttttttttcacacatcGGGGGAGAGGTAGCGTGGCCGCCTTATGCGCACACGCGGAGGGGATGGCATACATGTGTAGGTAAACCCCAATAGGCTAAAATGTATTCTTTTGCTTCTGTTCGTGTGGATTTACCGATGAGGAaatccctcccttttttttgcgaagcgTGAACGagccacacacacacatacatccCATTTGTgcctccaaaaaaagggaactaTTCGCAGAGTTAGCCGCCAGTCCATCTTCGCATACCCTTGCCATTATCCATAacgtaaaattaaaaagtgaacaGGTTGGAAGAGGCAGTGTCATAAGGTTAAGTGTGAAATATCACAttcgccttcttttttctgtcctttttttttttttttaccatcaTAACGTGTTAAGCAAAATTGCCCCAAGTGGTGGCTCCTTTCGATTGAACCTTTTCAGCGAACCAGACCGACCACTAACAATTTGTGGTCTTTATTTTGCCGCGCAGTTGAGGTGCGTTCACCTTTAACAACATGgaatgggggagaaaaaaaaaagaa harbors:
- a CDS encoding coatomer complex beta subunit, putative (encoded by transcript PVX_098735A), with amino-acid sequence MPLNLDIKKKLNSRIGKVKCVDIHETETWILAALYNGKLIIFDYANQNTIKNIEVSAFPLRCAKFIEKKQWILCAGDDMTLRVYNYNTFEKIKSFEDHTDYIRYIEVHQTLPYVLTSSDDMTIKLYDYENNFEKLCSFENHIHYVMMCKFNPKDTYIFASASLDKTIKIWGVQNNTPVVTKPHFTLTGHTKGVNCIDYSCSGETSYIISGSDDKTIRIWDYHTKQCIQVLSGHTQNVSCLIYHNNLPIIVSSSEDCNVKIWNSSTFKLESTLNYNMDRCWSLCAKKTKNDLCIGYDEGLVVIQIGSDKPIFAMFKNKIIYIKNTDIYIINLQNVSEGDDYNDGDVYKVNKKELGNCDFYPTNVSFHPSGRFICVSGHHEFNIYTSQVLRNKAYGKSAFFVWAHNGDYAIKEEGNKINIYKDFTSYHSFQAPFTVLQLFGGYLLGVKSSNFICFYDWNDYSMVRKIDINVKNVYWNEAGTYVALTTEDTIYILSYLNGEGSRGALKEGNNIISGVAAADGLDPSNKHAAQDEENNFELESEINEAIESGIWIYDSFLYVSKNLRLYIYTKKFIDIYAYIDKYLYICGYVYEYDRIFLLDKNYTFHSFFLPITYLQYQKYVMNKDLASADLILKKIPESLYNKLSLFLEKMGHKNEALNICTDLEKKFELSLSIGNLQLCVDIIKDLEQKENNAFIHNKYKALGDTALVYNDVPMAIYCYKKTNDFSSLLIILSTLGDKLGLEELGTMCVNNHKLNIAFICFFLLHKVNKCVDILLSDNNFAYAAFFARVYKPSLLPSILLKWKEHLNKVYTNAPVMILTPDENPEYFPEYEQAVKCESIFDNVKTVGRTQNYNSLKKLIDLNILEEIKEIGYEKVEDIFLKQFNEEMEKDVQNFDMMNSFGSTKKKEEPTQVKQNNNTKGENKAGKKSKKKKEGAATPNKANELAEDQSNVNNSGPNDFSKMEDTDFLNNSDIIDLDNQDGVPPVDSNAGDSKGANQSAQPAQSESSATDEKGQ